CGGCATGGTGTAGATTTTGTTGCGCAAGTAGATTGGCAGCAAGAATACCGCCACCACCAGCAGCGTGGCTGCCGCCATCCATTCATAAGAGGCGATGGCCAAGCCCATCGCGAAGCCCGAACCAGACATCCCGATAAACTGCTCCGCGCTGATGTTCGAGGCGATGAGCGAAGCGCCGATTGCCCACCATGTGAGTGCCCCTTCGGCAAGAAAAAAGTCCTTGGAGCTGGCTTCGGCGGCTTTTTTGCGGTGATATATCCAGTAGCCGTAACCTGCCACGACGACAAAATAGATGAGGAAAATGACGTAGTCGTAAGGGTGAAGTCGCTGACCCATGTTGATTTTTACAATTTTTGCAGTGAAGAGAAACGGTTGGCGAAATAAAAAAATGGCGTTGGTTAAGGCGCCCAAATGTATGCAAAGCCGCACAGTTGCGCCGTTCGCTCCAAATAAAATTCATGTTTGGAGAAATTTGTGCGGTTTGAGAAAAAAGTATTTTCTTTGTGCCCGCTTTAAGCCTCGCCCCCCCCCATCGGAGAGAGATGAGCGTTAAGGTATCGTGGCCGAGTGGTTAGGCACAGGTCTGCAAAACCTGCTACAGCGGTTCGAATCCGCTCGATACCTCAAAAAAGAAACCGCCGCAACCCACTCTCATGCGTTGCGGCGGTTTTGTTTTACATGAAAAAACTTCTTCTTTTTCTTATTGCCGATTGACGACCTTAAAGCCTTTGGCCTCATTGCCGCGTTCTTATAGTCAATGCAAATCAACCCTCTGAGCGCAGGGTCCGATAAGGTGGTTTTGAACGAACAACGCTCGCAATCCTTCAAAAATCGAAAAAACTTAGGCAGAGGGTAGATGGCCAGGCAAACGCATCAAAATACAACGACCTCGGAGAGGTCAAATGTTGGTAGAAATGGTGTGTTTTTGTGATAATTACCATGACCTCGGAGAGGTCAAATGTCTATCGCAGCCAACAGGTCACCGACATTCGCCCCCGCTGGGGTCGTAAACACCGCGAAAACGGGGCGTTTCTACCAACATTTTACCTCTACGAGGTTTGTGCCATTTTGATGCGTTTGCCCTGAGGGCAGAGGGCAGAGAGATATGCTTCAGGGTTGCACACTGTTTCAATGGAGATGAAATCAGCCTTCTAACTTCTATCCTCAATCTTCTACCCAAGTTTTTACGATTTTTCCTCAAAAGTATACCTTGATTCGCTAGGATTTGTCAGATGGCCGTGATTGATGCCCCTGATTTTGAGCAGATTGCGATTGTGACCATGCTCAAAACCTAGCGGCGCGAGGTATAAACCTACTACTGTGAGTGTGTTCATGTTAGAGTGAACTATTTTTCGCCCATGTCCACAAAAAAAATTGTCCTTGTTTCCCCTGCTCATCCGTTGCGTGGTGGCATCGCGGCCTCGTCCGAACGCCTTGCGCAGGCACTACAAGAAGCTGGGAAGGAGGTGGTGGTTTACTCTTTTTCGCTGCAATACCCCGCTTTTTTGTTTCCGGGAAAAACACAGTACACCGACGATGCGCCACCCGCAAACCTGAACATCAAAACCCGGCTCAACTCCGTCAATCCTTTCAATTGGCTCGCGGTCGGGTACCAAATCACGCGGGAAAATCCCGACCAAATCATCGTGCGTTTTTGGCTGCCGTTCATGGGGCCATGCTTAGGCACAGTGCTGCGCGTGGCTCGTTTTTTTTCAAAAAAGAAAATCCGCATCACGGCGTTGGTGGACAACATCATTCCACATGAAAAACGAATGGGCGACAGAGGGTTTGCCCGTTATTTCGTGCGCAGCTGCGACGATTATGTGGTGATGTCACATTCGGTGGGCAAACAAATCGAGCAGTTTTTGAAAGCGCCCGCATCAGGCAAGCGCCCGCCAATCCGCTATGCCCCGCACCCTATCTACGATGTCTATGGCACGCCGTTGGGAAAAAACGCCGCTCGCGGGCTGCTCGACGTGCCGCCGGATGCGCCGGTGGTGCTTTTTTTTGGCCTCATCAGAAAATACAAAGGACTTGATTTGTTGCTCAAGGCATTGAGCCAAACGCCCGGTATCAGAGCAATCGTAGCGGGAGAATGTTACGACGATTGGGCGTTTTATCAAGACATAATCGAAGCCAACGGTCTTGCGGAAAGGGTACACTTGCACTTGGGCTTCGTCCCGACGGAGCAGGTGCGGGTGTTTTTCTCGGCGGCCGACTTGGTGGTGCAACCTTACAGAACGGCGACCCAAAGCGGCATTTCGCAAATCGCTTATCAGTTTGAAAAGCCAATGGTTGTGACCGATGTGGGCGGACTGCCGGAAATCGTGAAAAACGAGGTGTCGGGTTATGTGGTGCCACCAAAGCCAGCGGCCATTGCAGCGGCCATGCGCGACTTTTTTGAGCACGAAAGAGCCTCAGCCATGCAGCAGGGCGTGCGCGAGGAAAAGAAGCGATTCGCGTGGGAACATCTGGTGAAGCAACTGGAGGCATGAAAAAAGCCCGACTGCGCATCATGCGACAATCAGGCTTTTCTTCTTGTGATCCCGACAGGGCTCGAACCTGTAACCTACTGCTTAGAAGGCAGTTGCTCTATCCGTTGAGCTACGGGACCCAACTTTTTTAGAGGGGCAAAAGTATGAATAATTTGCCAACGCCAACTGCTTCCTCAGCGAATAAGTTCCGATATTGACTGTCTGCTAATTGCATACCTTCGCCCCATGCACACGATACGAAGCAACCCTCGTCTGGCTCAGCTGATATGGCTGTTCACGGCTGCCGTTTTTGCAGCAGACTTGTTGCTGCCTAATCATTTCGACATCGTGTTCGCCTATTTGCTGGCGCATTTTCTGGCCATCTATTTTCGAGAAAAAAGCGACGTGATACTGCTCGCGGTCATCACCACCACTTTGACGGTGGTTGCGATTGCGCTCAAGCCCCACGAGGCACCTTTTGAACAAGTGCTCATGCGTCGGCTTCCACCCATTGTCAGTTTTTGGGCAGCTGCTTTTTTTGTGGTGCGGTTCATCTCACTGCGCGAAATAGAGCGGCAACAAGAAGGCAAGTTCGAGGCACTGTTTCAATATGCCTCAAACGGCATCCTGCTGACCAACAAAGAAGGCCACATCATCATGGCCAATCCAGCTGTGGAACAGCTGTTTGGCTACGCCTCGGGCGAGATGCTGGGCGAGACCGTCGAGGTGCTCATCCCGCACCGGCTCGCCCAAAAACACGAGGCGCACCGGCAGCATTTTCACCAGCGCCCCCAACCGCGCTCCATGGGCATCGGGTTGGATTTGTTTGGTTTGAAAAAAGATGGCACCGAGTTTCCGATTGAGGTCAGCCTTAGCCCTTTTTCCACCGCAGAAGGCGAGTTGGTGGTGGCGTTCGTGGTGGACAACACGTTTCGGAAAAATTATGAGCAATCTATTTTGCAGAAAAAGCAGGAACTCGCCGATATGACTGCCGCCCTTCGAGAACTGAATGAAAATCTTGAAAGCAAAGTAGCCGAACGAACCGAAGAGTTGGAGCAAGCGAAAAACGAGTTGTCCGCTGCGCTCGAAAAAGAACGTGAATTGGGCGAGTTGAAAAGTCGCTTTGTCAGCATGGCCTCACACGAATTTCGCACCCCGCTCACGGCTGTCCTTTCTTCGGCGGGGCTTATCATGCAATATGCCGACAAAGACGACTGCGCCAACGTGAAAAAACACGCCGAACGCATCAAAAACGCCGTGAATAGCCTGAACACCATCCTTACTGAGTTTCTCTCGCTGGGTCGTTTGGAAGAAGGACACATCAAACCCCAATCGGCACCGCTCGACCTTCCTGCCTGTGTCGAGAATGTGCATCAGGAACTGAAAAACCTGTTCAAAAACGGGCAAACGCTTCAGTATTCGCATACTGGTTCAACATCTGTCCGTTTGGATGGTGGATTGCTGAAAAACATCCTCATCAATTTGATTTCCAACGCCATCAAATACTCGCCCGAAAACACCGCCATCATCGTGCAGAGCACCGCCAATGAATCGGAGGCTCGCATCAGTGTGCGCGACAAAGGTATCGGCATACCCAAATCAGAACAGAAACACCTCTTCGACCGTTTCTTCCGCGCCACCAACGCCACTAATTACCAAGGCACAGGGCTGGGGCTTTACATCGTGCAGCGTTACGC
This Saprospiraceae bacterium DNA region includes the following protein-coding sequences:
- a CDS encoding glycosyltransferase: MSTKKIVLVSPAHPLRGGIAASSERLAQALQEAGKEVVVYSFSLQYPAFLFPGKTQYTDDAPPANLNIKTRLNSVNPFNWLAVGYQITRENPDQIIVRFWLPFMGPCLGTVLRVARFFSKKKIRITALVDNIIPHEKRMGDRGFARYFVRSCDDYVVMSHSVGKQIEQFLKAPASGKRPPIRYAPHPIYDVYGTPLGKNAARGLLDVPPDAPVVLFFGLIRKYKGLDLLLKALSQTPGIRAIVAGECYDDWAFYQDIIEANGLAERVHLHLGFVPTEQVRVFFSAADLVVQPYRTATQSGISQIAYQFEKPMVVTDVGGLPEIVKNEVSGYVVPPKPAAIAAAMRDFFEHERASAMQQGVREEKKRFAWEHLVKQLEA
- a CDS encoding PAS domain S-box protein, which produces MHTIRSNPRLAQLIWLFTAAVFAADLLLPNHFDIVFAYLLAHFLAIYFREKSDVILLAVITTTLTVVAIALKPHEAPFEQVLMRRLPPIVSFWAAAFFVVRFISLREIERQQEGKFEALFQYASNGILLTNKEGHIIMANPAVEQLFGYASGEMLGETVEVLIPHRLAQKHEAHRQHFHQRPQPRSMGIGLDLFGLKKDGTEFPIEVSLSPFSTAEGELVVAFVVDNTFRKNYEQSILQKKQELADMTAALRELNENLESKVAERTEELEQAKNELSAALEKERELGELKSRFVSMASHEFRTPLTAVLSSAGLIMQYADKDDCANVKKHAERIKNAVNSLNTILTEFLSLGRLEEGHIKPQSAPLDLPACVENVHQELKNLFKNGQTLQYSHTGSTSVRLDGGLLKNILINLISNAIKYSPENTAIIVQSTANESEARISVRDKGIGIPKSEQKHLFDRFFRATNATNYQGTGLGLYIVQRYAEMMNGKVGFESDVDEGSTFWVAFKF